The window CGTGCGACCCGGTGCCGAACGCGCGGACGGCGGGGAGAAAGAGGCGCCGGACGCCGGGAGGCGCGGAGGTCGCGAGATCGCCGTCATGGGGGTCGAAGAGATAGCGGTCGACGAGAACCGCCCTCCGAAGGGCGGCCGACTCGGCCACCCAGTCGCGGGGGATTTCTTTGAAGGTGGAAAGGCCGGAAAGCCCGAGCGCGGCGAGAGCGGCCATGGCCGCTGGGAGGTCTTCGGAGTCGACCCACACGTTGAGCCCGCCTCCCGGCGCAGCCGCAGACGAGAACTCCAGCCCCCCTAAACCTTCTAAGAAATCTTGGTTCTCTTCGAGCTTTGCAGCAAGCGCCGCGGGGACCTCGATGCGGATCGCGCGCGACTCGATCACGTCCCCAAGAAGTCCTTCAGCCGCTCGAAGAAGCCCTTCTCGTCCTTCGTCGGCGCGCCGGATTCGCCGTCGAACGCGGCCGCGAGCTTCTCGACGGCCTCCTTCTGCGCGTGCGTCATCTTCTTCGGCACGCGGATCGTGACGAGGACGTGCTGGTCGCCCTTGCCGCGGCCGTCGAGCCGCGGAATGCCCTTGCCCTTGAGCGTGAAGACGCGACCCGCCGCCGTGCCGGCGGGCAGGTCGAACGTCGCGTCACCGTGGAGCGTCGGCACCTTCATCGAGCCGCCCATCGCCGCGAGGTGAAACGGGACGGCCCACGCGAGGATCACGTCGCTGCCGTCGCGCCGGAAGATCTCGTGCGGCGCCACGGAGACGAGGACGTACAGGTCGCCGGGGCGCCCGCCGGGCCGCGGCGAGTTGCCCTCGGCCGTCAGGCGCAGCCGCGCGCCGTCGTCGACGCCGGCCGGGATTCCGATGGTGAGCGTGCGCGACTTCCGGACCCGGCCCTCGCCCCTGCACTCGGGGCAGGCGTCTTTCACCTTCTCCCCCGAGCCCGAACACTCGGGGCACGGCCGCGCGACGGCGAAGAAGCCCTGGCGGAACTGGACGCGGCCCTGGCCGCGGCACGTCGGGCACGTCGCCGCGGACGCCCCGCCTTTGCCGCCGCGCCCGCGGCACGCCTCGCAGGCTTCGAAGCGCTGGAGCGGGACGGAGATCTCCGCGCCGAACGCGGCGTCCTCGAACGGGATCGTGACGTCGGCCTTGAGGTCTTCCCCGTTACGCCGGGCGGCGCGAGAGGACTCGCCTCCGAAGCCGAAGAAGTCGCCGAGGATGTCGGCAAAGTCCACGAACTGGGTCGGGTCGAAGCCCGGGCCGCCGGCTCCCCGCACGCCCTCGGGGCCGAAGCGGTCGAAGCGCGCACGCTTGTCCGGGTCGGAGAGGACGGAGTAGGCCTCGGCGGCCGCCTTGAAGCGCTCCTCGGAGGCGGCGTCGCCCGGGTTCTTGTCCGGGTGGTGCCGGAGGGCTGCCTTGCGGTACGCGGCCTTGATCTCGTCGGCCGACGCGTCACGGGCGACGCCCAGCACTTCGTAATAGTCGCGGGTGGACGTGCTCACGGGCGGATCCTACGGGACGGCGATCAGGCCGGTTTCTCGGCGTTCTTGTCCGAATCGCCGCTGCCGCGGCGCTCCTTGGACTCCGGCTTGTAGAGCATCGCCTGCGTGAGGATGCGCGAGACGCCCTTCATGTCGATCATCGCGTCGTCGATCGGCCCGCGCTCGTCCCCAGTCAGGACCTCCCGGGCGTTCTCGAGCGTGCGCTGGACGCGATCCTTCTCGTCGGGCTGGAGGAGATTCCCGAACTCCCGGAAGATCCGGTCGTTCGCGGCGATCATTCCCTCGAGCTTGTTCTTGAGCTGGCGGATCTCCTTGCGCTTGGAGTCCGCCGCCTTGTTCGAGGCCGCCTCTTCGATGATCTTCTCGATCTCGGTCTGCGAGAGGCCGCCGGCCGGGTTGATCTGGAGGCCCTGGGCCTTGCCGGTCGCGAGGTCCTTCGCGGAGACGTTCACGATGCCGGACGAGTCGATCGCGAACGTGACCTCGACCTGGGGCACGCCCTTGGCCGAGGCCGGGATGCCGACGAGCTGGAACTTGCCGAGGGACTTGTTCTCCTTGGCGATGTCGCGCTCGCCCTGCAGGACGTGGATCTCGACCGTCGTCTGGTTGTCGGCGACCGTCGTGAAGATCTGAGTGTTCTTCGTCGGGATCGTCGAGTTGCGCTCGATGAGCTTCACGAAGATGCCGCCGTGCGTCTCGAGTCCGAGGGAGAGGGGCGTGACGTCGAGAAGGACGAGGTCCTTGATGTCGCCGCGCAGGATGCCCGCCTGGATCGCCGCGCCGACGGCGACGACCTCGTCGGGGTTGATCGAGCGGTTCGGAGGCTTCCCGAAGATCGTCTCCACCATCTGCTGGACCTTCGGCGTGCGCGTCTGGCCGCCGACGAGAAGGACCGTGTCCACCTGGTCCGGCGAAAGACCGGCGGCCTCGAGAGCGTTCTTGCAGGGGCCTTCGGTCCGCGCGATGAGGTCGGCGGCGAGCGCCTCGAACGTGTCGCGCGTGAGCAGCTTGTTGATGTGCTTCGGGCCCGACGCGTCCGACGCGATGAACGGGAGCGCCACCATCGTCTCGAGAGCGGAGGAGAGCTCGCACTTGGCCTTCTCGGCGGCCTCCTTGAGGCGCTGGAGGGCGAGCCTGTCCTGCCGGAGGTCGATCCCGCTCGACTGCAGGAACTCCGCGAGGAGCCAGTCCATGATCGCGCGGTCGAAGTCCTCGCCGCCGAGGAACGTGTCGCCCGACGTCGAGAGGACCTCGAACATCCCGTTGTCGATCCGGAGGATCGAGATGTCGAACGTGCCGCCGCCGAGGTCGTAAACGGCGATCGTCTCCTGCTTCCGGTTCTTCTCGAGCCCGTAGGCGAGCGCCGCGGCGGTCGGCTCGTTGATGATGCGGAGGACCTCGAGGCCGGCGATGCGGCCCGCGTCGCGCGTGGCCTGCCGCTGCGAGTCGTCGAAGTACGCCGGGACCGTGATGATCGCTTCCTTGATCTCCTCGCCGAGCGCTTCCTCGCAGAAATCCTTGATCTCGCGCAGGACGAACGCGGCGATCTCCTCCGGCGAGTAGTCCCGGTCCCGGACGCGGATCTTCACGTCGCTGTTCGTCGCCTCGACGAGCGTGTACGAGAGGTGCTCGCGGGCGTGCTTGACCTCGGCGTCCGTCCACTTGCGGCCGATGAGGCGCTTGACGGCGTAGATCGTCTGAGTCGGATTCGTGATCGCCTGGCGTTTCGCGATCTGCCCGACGAGGCGCTCGCCGTCCTCCGTGAAGCCGACGATGGACGGCGTCGTGCGCGCGCCCTCGCGGTTGGGGACGACCTGGGGCGAGCCCACCTCCACCACGGCGACGCAGGAGTTCGTGGTGCCGAGGTCGATCCCGAGTACCTTAGCCAAGAGCGGCCTCCTTCGCGGTCCCGTTCTCCTTGCCCGGCGCTCCTGCAACCTTGACGCGCGCGGGCCTCAGGAGGCGTTCGTTCAGCAAATAACCCCGCTGGAACACCTCGAGGACGGTGCCTGGGGCCGTGTCGGTCGTCTCTTCCTTCACGACGGCCTCGTGAACGTTCGGGTCGAACGGCAGGCCGAGCGCCGGCACCTCGACGAGGCCGTACTTGCGCAGGGACTCGCCGAGCTGGCGGGCGATCATGTCGATGCCCGCCTGGAAGTCCTCGCTCGACGCGTCGCCGCGGTGCGCGAGCGCGCGCTCGAAGTTGTCGAGGACGCCGAGCAGGTCGTGGAACGTGTCGGCGAGGGCGAACTTGAAGTAGTCCGCCTTGTCCTTCTCGGTGCGACGCTTGAGGTTGTCGAAGTCCGCCGACTTGCGCAGGAGCGCCTCGCGCAGGCGGCCGGTCTCTTCCTCGGAGCGGATCGCGCGCTCCTTAATGCCCTCGAGCTCGTCGTGGGCGCGGCGGGCGCGGTCGATCGCGGCCTTCAGCTCGGCCTCGATCGCCGCGATGCGCGGGTCCGGCTGCGGCACCGGCGGCGCAGGAGGTTCGGGAGGCGCCTCCGGCACGCGGGTCGCCGCGGACTCGTCGAGCTTCTGGCGGTGGCGCTCCTCGACGGCCTCGATCGCGCGCTCGGCTTCCTCGAGCGCCTTCGCGACGGCGTCGCGGCTCTCGGTTTCGAGGAAGATGATCCCGTCGTCCTCGTCGCGCCTCTTGCGTCCGGTCACGCGGCGCCCTCCGTGAGCCGGTGGCTCACGTAGCGGCCGAGCTCCTCGACGAGAGGCACGACGCGTTCGTACTCCATCCGGCGCGGGCCGACGACGCCAAGCGCCCCGAGGACGCGGTCGCCCTTGCGATACGGCACGGTGACCACGGCCGTCTGCGTCTCGCCGGTGAAGACGCTGTCCGAGCCGATCACGACCCGGGCACCGGAGAACGACAGGCAGTCCGTCAGGAGGTTCACGAGCCGCGCCTTCTCCTCGAACGCACGGAACATCCTCTTGAGCGCTTCGACGTCACCCCGGAACTCCGGCTTCTCGAGCAGCGACTCGGTGCCGTCGACGAAGACGGCGTCGCCCTCGGGACGGCCTTCCGCGAAGGCCCGCCGCCCGAGCTCGAGGGTGCGGCCGAGCGCGTGATCCATCCGGACCTTCTCCTCGGCGAGGGCCTCGAGGAGGAGGGCGCGGATCTCGTCGAGCGTCTTCCCCGCGTAGTCCACGGTCAGGCGGCGCGAGATGGCGTCGAGCTCGGCCTGCGCGAAGTCGTCGCGCGTCTCGATCAGGCGGCTCTCGACCAGGCCGGCGTCGGAAACCTCGGCCACGAGGATCCGCCGGTCCGTGAGGCGCGTGAAATGGACCGAGTCGAGGACGAAGCGCGCGGACGCGGGCGCCGCCACGACCCCGACCTCTCCCGTGAGCCGGAAGAGGACGCGGGACGTCGCCTGGAAGAACCGATCCGTTTCGAAGGGCTCGGGAGCCAGCTCCTCGGCGATCCGGGCGCGCTCCTCCGCGCTCGGGAGGCGCGTCGTCATGAGCTCGCGCACGAACGCGCGGTAGCCCAGGTCCGTCGGGACGCGCCCGGCCGAGACGTGGGGGTGCGTGAGGAATCCGAGATCCTCGAGGTCGGCCATCGCGTTGCGCAGCGAGGCCGACGAGAGGCCGAACTTCCCGCCCTTCGTGAGCTGACGCGAGGACACCGGGACCGCGCTTTCGATGTACGCGACGATCACCGACGCGAGCACCTCGCGGGATCGGCCGTCCAACCCCTTGAATTCACTACTCATATGCGGCGAGTTGCGCCTCCGAGATCGCCCTCAGGCTCCGAGAACCGTGCACGCGGATGATAACAAACGATCAAGCCCCTCACAGGGGCGCCGCGCATCGGGTTTCGTGACGCTCCGCGCGGAGCGTCATGGGCCCGCGGTGTAAGATGGAAAGTGCTCCGCACCGGAGGTTTGGCGAAGACTCGATGGTTTTTTTCAACTACGCGACGATGCAGATGGCCGCCAAGATCGTGTACTACGGTCCCGGCCTCTGCGGGAAGACGACGAACCTCCACGTGATCTACGGGCGCACGGCGCCCACGTCGCGCGGGGAGATGGTCTGCCTCGAGACCGAGACGGACCGGACGCTGTTCTTCGACCTGCTCCCGCTCGACGTCGGCGTGATCGGGGGCTTCAAGACCCGCCTCCAGCTGTACACGGTTCCCGGCCAGGTCTTCTACAACACGACCCGCAAGCTCGTCCTCAAGGGCGTCGAC is drawn from Acidobacteriota bacterium and contains these coding sequences:
- the hrcA gene encoding heat-inducible transcription repressor HrcA, which produces MDGRSREVLASVIVAYIESAVPVSSRQLTKGGKFGLSSASLRNAMADLEDLGFLTHPHVSAGRVPTDLGYRAFVRELMTTRLPSAEERARIAEELAPEPFETDRFFQATSRVLFRLTGEVGVVAAPASARFVLDSVHFTRLTDRRILVAEVSDAGLVESRLIETRDDFAQAELDAISRRLTVDYAGKTLDEIRALLLEALAEEKVRMDHALGRTLELGRRAFAEGRPEGDAVFVDGTESLLEKPEFRGDVEALKRMFRAFEEKARLVNLLTDCLSFSGARVVIGSDSVFTGETQTAVVTVPYRKGDRVLGALGVVGPRRMEYERVVPLVEELGRYVSHRLTEGAA
- the dnaJ gene encoding molecular chaperone DnaJ, whose product is MSTSTRDYYEVLGVARDASADEIKAAYRKAALRHHPDKNPGDAASEERFKAAAEAYSVLSDPDKRARFDRFGPEGVRGAGGPGFDPTQFVDFADILGDFFGFGGESSRAARRNGEDLKADVTIPFEDAAFGAEISVPLQRFEACEACRGRGGKGGASAATCPTCRGQGRVQFRQGFFAVARPCPECSGSGEKVKDACPECRGEGRVRKSRTLTIGIPAGVDDGARLRLTAEGNSPRPGGRPGDLYVLVSVAPHEIFRRDGSDVILAWAVPFHLAAMGGSMKVPTLHGDATFDLPAGTAAGRVFTLKGKGIPRLDGRGKGDQHVLVTIRVPKKMTHAQKEAVEKLAAAFDGESGAPTKDEKGFFERLKDFLGT
- the dnaK gene encoding molecular chaperone DnaK, which encodes MAKVLGIDLGTTNSCVAVVEVGSPQVVPNREGARTTPSIVGFTEDGERLVGQIAKRQAITNPTQTIYAVKRLIGRKWTDAEVKHAREHLSYTLVEATNSDVKIRVRDRDYSPEEIAAFVLREIKDFCEEALGEEIKEAIITVPAYFDDSQRQATRDAGRIAGLEVLRIINEPTAAALAYGLEKNRKQETIAVYDLGGGTFDISILRIDNGMFEVLSTSGDTFLGGEDFDRAIMDWLLAEFLQSSGIDLRQDRLALQRLKEAAEKAKCELSSALETMVALPFIASDASGPKHINKLLTRDTFEALAADLIARTEGPCKNALEAAGLSPDQVDTVLLVGGQTRTPKVQQMVETIFGKPPNRSINPDEVVAVGAAIQAGILRGDIKDLVLLDVTPLSLGLETHGGIFVKLIERNSTIPTKNTQIFTTVADNQTTVEIHVLQGERDIAKENKSLGKFQLVGIPASAKGVPQVEVTFAIDSSGIVNVSAKDLATGKAQGLQINPAGGLSQTEIEKIIEEAASNKAADSKRKEIRQLKNKLEGMIAANDRIFREFGNLLQPDEKDRVQRTLENAREVLTGDERGPIDDAMIDMKGVSRILTQAMLYKPESKERRGSGDSDKNAEKPA
- the grpE gene encoding nucleotide exchange factor GrpE, with translation MTGRKRRDEDDGIIFLETESRDAVAKALEEAERAIEAVEERHRQKLDESAATRVPEAPPEPPAPPVPQPDPRIAAIEAELKAAIDRARRAHDELEGIKERAIRSEEETGRLREALLRKSADFDNLKRRTEKDKADYFKFALADTFHDLLGVLDNFERALAHRGDASSEDFQAGIDMIARQLGESLRKYGLVEVPALGLPFDPNVHEAVVKEETTDTAPGTVLEVFQRGYLLNERLLRPARVKVAGAPGKENGTAKEAALG